The region CGGCCCGATTGGGCCTGGACTGGTCCAAACCGGGTGGGAGcccgctgggaccccccccagccacctcctcACGGCCTGGCCCCTCCCTGCCCGGGGGGAGAAACTCTGGAAGTGGTAGAAGCAGCTTTATTGATCCCGGCATGGGTAGGGCGCAGCACCCCGCTGCGGGCGCGGGGTCCCGGTGGGGCGCGGGACGGTGGGTGAAGGGTTTCAGCGTGGGTGCAGCGCCCTGCTGCGAGGGCAGCACCCAGGCTTGGGTGTACAGCCTCAGCACGGCTACAGGACCTCCAGCATGGGCGCACAGTCTCGGCGTGGGTGCAGGACCTCGGTGTGGGTGTGAGGGCTCTGACATAAGTGCTGGCACCCCCGGCGTGGGTGCCAGGGCCCTGACATGGGTGCTAGCACTCCTGGCGTGGGTGCCAGGACCCCGGTGTGGGTGCAGGACCCCGACGTGGGTGCCAGGACCCCGACATGGGTGCCAGGGCCCTGACATGAGTGCTAGCACTCCCGGCGTGGGTGACAGGACCTCGGCATGGGTGCCAGGACCCCAACGTGGGTGCCAGGACCCCGACATGGGTGCCAGGGCCCTGACATGGGTGCTAGCACTCCTGGTGTGGGTGCCAAGACCTAGGCATGGGTGTCAGGACCCCGACATGGGTGCCAGAGCCCTGACATGAGTGCTAGCACTCCCGGCGTGGGTTCCAGGACCCTGACATAGGTGCCAGGACTCCAATGTGGTTGCCAGGATCCCGACGTGGGTGCCAGTACCCTGACGTGGATGCCAGGACCCCAACATGGGTGCCAGCACCCCCGGCGTGGGTGCAATGCCTCGGCGCGGGTGCAAGATCTGGGTGCAGACACAGGCCCTCGGCGCCAATGTGGGGTGTTGGTGTGGGTGCGGGGGTCTCGGCGTGGGTGCAGcaccccagcagctccctcctctcctctctacCAGCCACGGACGGGGCGCCAGAGCTCCGCCACCTTCCCCTCGGCGTGGACATAGTAGACGGGGTGCATGGCGGCAGTGGCGCAGGCCTGCGGCGGGCGGGTCGGGGTGCTGAGGCGTGTCGGGGCGTGTCGGAGTGTGTCGGGGAGTGTTGGGGCGTGTACTCACGTGGAAGGGGATGAGAgccaggatgctgcccaagggGAAGCGCTCGAAATCCAACCGGCCATCGACGGCTTCCACCTGCCCGTGCTCCTGTGTCAGCCCCACCAGCCTGCGGCGGGGACATGCACACGCCATCACGTCCCCCCTGCCATGTGCGTGTGCGTGTCCCCAGTCCCTCCCGGCACCCACCTGAGCTGGGGGTGCCCCTCGATGGCGGCGCAGCCCGTGGGCGCCTGGTCGCGGCCGTGGAGGCTGAGGGCGGCCCAGCCACAGTCCACCAGCAGCTGGTTGCGGTGGGGGTAGTGACCGATGACCCTGGTGAGGACGCGGATGGCCACCTCCTCCgggtggcaggagcccagcagggTCTGCTGAAGGTCTGGGAGAAGAGGGTGCCCATCTCAGCTTGGGGTGCGTCCCACCTTTTGGGGGGGGATCACAGCAGGGTTGGGGGTCCCCACGCGCTCACCATAGAAGAGGTAGTTGCCCGGGTGTAGCTCGGTGAGCTGGGCCATCTCCGGCACCGGGTGGCTACAGGACGGTGTGGAGCCGATGCTGGCCTGGGGACACGGCACCCCCGCCCGCCGCAACCTGCGGGATCCTCTGAGTGACCAGGGTATGGCCGGGGGAGGGTGTAACAGCACCCCCAAGCCCCgtgggagcaggagcagaggtggGTACCTCACCCCTGGGCACTGCGGGGAGCAGGACTGGAGGTGGGTCCATCACGGACCAGAGGTGGTGATGCCTCGGGGACTCCCAGAAGTGccagggacacccccaaaaaTTTCAAGGGAGACGTCCAGATGTGCCAGAGGGATGCAACAGAGAgctcaccccccccaccccccaaaaaaaaccactCAACCCCCCAGATATGCCAGAGCACCCCTTCCCACAACGTGCCTGGGACCACCCCCAGCTGCACCCGAGCACCCCCAGATGTGCCAGAAAACCACCCATATTATCTggagattcccccccccccccccccccgatgttTTAAAGCACTCCCAAATGTGTCTCGGAGCCCACAGATGTGCTGCAGCATCCCCCGGGTGTGctggagacacacacacacacaaaatctgcccCCCTGATAGTTCTGGGAGCGCTCAGATGTTTATGGGAGCCCCCGCATGTGTGAGAGACCCCCCAGATGTGCTGGAGACCCCCCCAAGATGTGCCAGAGTGCCACCAGTtgtgcccaggaggccccagATGTGCCAGAGATCTATCCAGATGTGCCTGGGACGCCTCTAGAACACTCCCCAGTTGTGTCGGGGACCTGAGACCCTGCCTGGGACCCCTCTCAGATGTACCAGGACATCCCCAGATGTGCCAGACATCCCTCAAGATGGGCCTGGGATTCCCCCCCAGGTGTGTCAGGGCACCCCAGATGTGTCAGGGCACTCCAAGATGTGCTCAGGAGCCCCCAGATACGCCCAAGATCCACCTCTATTATCTCCCCAGATGTTTCAGGGGCCCCCTCTGATGTATCAGAGCACCCCCAGAtgtgcacaggagaccccagatGTGCTTGAGCACCCCCAGCTATACCCGGGACCCCTCCCAGATGCTCCTGGGTGCCCCCAGATGTGCTCAGGACCAGGCCCAGCTGTGCCTGGGAGCTCCCAGCTGTGCTGGAGACCTCCCCGATGTTCCAGGCCATCCCCCAGATGTGCCCAAAACCTTCCCAGATGTGCCCGAGCAGCTCAGACGTgtcacatcccccccccccccccccttcaaagGCCTGTTTGGCAAGTGGGGGATGGTGACACCCCTTCCCCGCTCTCCCTGGCCCCTCTGGGACCGTGGGGCACATtagggggggagatgtgggggaaGAGCAGCCCCCCCCAACTttgaggggagctggggggggggggggggcagcaggttTCCCcacgtgcctcagtttccccacgtGCCACTACTGGCTGCGCTGGGACCGGAGACCCCAGGACGCGTCCTCAGGGCACCACATCCCTGTGCGTGGCGGGAGGGGAGTCTCAGGGGACCCtgatgacaccccccccccccttccttgtCCCCCCAGCAGGAGCCATCCGGCAGTAATTCCCTCCAGGATGCAAAACTCCGCTGGGACAAAAGGGTGACAAGTcaagggacacacacacacacacacaatgacAGAGGTCACaacccgccaccaaagccacatcAAAGGCGCCTGGAGCTGCCAacatcctcctccagctccctggGGGGCTTTGTAGGGCCCCCTTTTATGGGGGTGATTTGCATTTACAACCAGCCGCTGGGGTTTTATGGGGTGGGGGACACGCACGAATGGTCCCCATGGTGGGacaacacccccctccccccccacccccccccccctccccgcttcccTCACCAAATGCCCTTAACTCTGCCTGTCCCTGATTTTGGGACACTCACGTGGTGACAAAGTCCATCACGGCGGCGGTGGTGGCCCGGGCGATGGTTTGGATGGCCGGGACGTCGCGGCAGCCGTAAGTGTCCCCGCAGTGAGCGTAGACCCCCACCAGTGTCACCTCCTCCGGCGCCTCCTCGGCGATGGCCCGGGCCAGGGACAAGGCACGAGGGTCCGTGGGCCTCACACCAGCTGCTGGCCAGGAGGAGGGTCCAGATGGGCTTGGGGGGGGCCTTGGGGGGGGTTGTTATTGGGGGGAGTGGGTTTGATGTCCAGTGTTGGGTGAGATGGTGGCGATGGGAGATTGGGGTTGGGGACACACACGGGacatcacaccccccccccccccacccccccatggAACATATGAAAATGGGGTTTGGAGAGGGGTGTGGAAGCCCGTtttaggggctgggggggggggcttatGGGGCACCTCTGCCCCATGGAGCATCTTTGAAGAATgactttttttgaggggggggggggcttaaaTGTCCCATCCTATTTGGGGGGTGGATATGAGACATCTCCCCACTGAGCATCGTGTGGTGGGTGGATGGAAATGGGGtttgaggttggggggggggggcttaaaTCCCCATCATGTaggttgggggggttggggggcacttCTGCCCCACTGAACATCCTTGAAGAATGTCTAGGGGAGAAGGGGTTGGGGCTTAAATACCCCACCCTTGCCGAgattgtggggctgggggcttgAAGGGCCATCAGGAATCCCTCCaattttttgaggggtggggCTTAAATGCCCCATCCTGGTTGAGCTGGCAGTTCTGGGGGCTTGAGGTCGGTGGGGCATGGAGAATCCTTgactaataattttttttgggggggggcggttGAGctggtgggactggggaggggacaggcacCATCCAACCCCCTTGAGCATCCTAAGGGGGGTGTGAAAACACCCGTGGGAGGATGCATGATCTCTGCACACTCCATGTGCTGGTGGGATTTAAGGGGGctacgttttttttttttgggggggggtcaccTACCCCTGCCATTCCCACAGTCGAGCTTGAGCCAGACGAGCCAGCGCTTGCCGCCGGACAGCGGGCGCTGGCGCAGGAGGGCCAAGGCCTGGGGGGTGTCGAGGAGGAGCTGGAAGGCTTGAAGGCGCTGGGCCAGGGCTGCGCACTCCTCCAGCCGCCCCCCCGGCAGCGGGTAGGCGTAGAGGATGTCATCGAACCCCCCCGCCGCGAAAAAATGAGCTTCGGCCAAGGTGGAGACCACGATGCCCCGGCGAGTACCGCCAGTCGCCAGCTCGGCACcttcactgggggggggggggggtgattgggggggtgctgggggtgctgggggggcgaTTGGGGTATGatggctggggggaggagggtggggggtgctgaggagcttctctgtgcctgggaagtacaaacgtacacgctttcggccgaaatcgcgttttctcGCCTAAAAGTGGGGCGATACTGGGAAGATGTTGGGAGGATGTGGGCAGATGCTGGGGAGAGGatggggggatactggggggggggttCTGGTGTAGAAGGTgtgggagtgcttcaggggaaaggggggggaatgCTTGGGATGGTTGGGGGACTGCTGAGAAGGTGGGGGGGCGCTGGAGGGATGGTGGGGGGAAATTAAGGGGTGCCAGGGGGAGGATGGGGGAGATGCTGGTGGGGAAAGCCAGGGGAATGCTGGAGGGGGTACTGGGGGGATGTttgggggggcgtgggggggcggGAGGATGAGGAGGTGCTAGAGGGGTGCtgaggaggatgggggggggatgctggggtgctgggtggttgttggggggtggggggatgctgggtggatattggggggggtggggggatgctgaGGGGATGTTGGGGGTACTGGGGGGATGTTGGGACACACACTCACAGCGTCTTGTGAGTTTTGACGTGGGGACGCAGGCGGAGGCCGAGGGCCCGGCACCGCTCCCGCATGCGCTCCGCGTTGCGCCGCACAGTCGCCTGGTCCAGGGTCAGCGCCGGGGTGGGCAACTGCTCCAGGGGGGCTCCCAGCCACATGCTGGtgctgcggggagggggcagggcaggctccccccagccccacactcaCCCCACACCCATCCTGCACCCACTGCCCCTCCCAAACTTGTACCCACCAcgcacccccccaaaaaataaaccTCCTGCACTCACGCAGCCCCTGTGGCCACCGAGGGGCTACTGTGGGTCCCAGACGCCGGGGTGCGGATTAGGGGCTGGGGACGgtgggctgagccccccccccccccccccatgggacCCAGCACTGGGAGGTGGTTTGGGTGGGGGGCGGTGCTGGGGTGGGCACAAACCCAGGGGTTCGCTCAGTCTCAGCCGGACACTGGGACATGTGGGACTGGGAAATGGGGGTGGGACACCTGGGTCACCTCAGACAGGGACACTGGGAACGAGCGGGACTGGGAGACGTGGGACTGGGTCACCTGGGACAGGGACACTTGGGACTGGGACATAATGGGACTGGAAACCTGGGATAGGAACACATGGGACACCTGGGACATATGGGACTGGAAAACCTGGGATAAGGACCTCTGGGACTGGGATATATGGGACAGAGACACTTGGAATTGGGACATATATGGCAAGGACATCCAGGACACCTGGGACATATGGGACTGGGAAACCTGGGACTGGGACATAATGGGACCGGAAACCTGGGATAGGAAAACATGGGACACCTGGGACATACAGAACTGGGAAACCTGGGAGAGGGACCCCTGGGACTGGGATATATGGGACAGGGACACTTAGAATTGGGACATATAGGGCAAGGACACCTGGGATAAAGACACCTGGGACATATGGGACTGGGAAACCTGGGAGAGGGACACATGGGACATATGGGACTGGGAAAGCGGGGAGAGGGACCCCTGGGACTAGGATATATGGGACAGGGACACTTGGGACATATAGGACAAGGACACCTGGGACAGGGACCCTGAGCCCCCATGGGGATGGGACACTGGGGGGTTGGCACACCTGGAATGGGGACATACGGGACTGGGACAGCTGGGATAGGGATACTGGAAACAGGGACACTTGGGCCTGGGACCTATGGGGATGGGAaactggggacagggacacctaGGACAGGGATCCTTGGGGCAGGGATACTGGAAACATGAGACTGGGCCATGTGGGACTGCGCTACCTGGGCCAGGTGGGACGGGGACACCCAGGTCCTCGGTCAGTGGGACCTTGGTGTCCCCACCAACACCCGGAGCAACCACTGCGAGGCTGCCCGGGGTGAAGGTCCCGctggcccccccccagccctccccctgcccacctgTCCGTGGGTCCATGGGTCCGTGCGTCCATCCCTCCGTCCGGCGGCGCGGCTGCTCCCGGCTGGGCTGCGGTGGCCCCGCCAGTGCCCGCTGCACGTGACGCCGTGGGCACCCGCAGCCAGCCTTGGCTGGGGACAGAGGTCGCTGCCGGCCGTGGGGCCCctccccgggggtggcaggggcaggggaggaCACGGGCGCCGCGGCCAGGGACACTTCACTCCCTGGGGACAGCACAGGGACAGCCTGCCAGCTCCTCGGGGACAGCGCCCGGTTACAGCGCCCCGGGCCCGTGGGCAGGCGAGGACGGACGGCTGAGACCTTGCACGCTCGTGCTACGTGTGTGGGGCTGCTGagaccccccccgcgccccccccaccccatgctCGTGACACGTGGGTGTGCCGCTGCTGAGACCTGGCACGCTCATGACACGCGGCCACGGGGTTGCTGAGGGCTGAGGCCACACGTGCTTGTGACACGTGCAGACACGGCTGCAGAGAGCCCAGGCTGCCCCGAGCTCGTGACACAGCAGTGCGCAGCCGCTGAGAACCCCCCCGCTGCTCGCGACACGGGGGTGTACGGCTGCTGAGACCCCCCCCATGCTTGTGACAAGGGGGCTGCACAGCTGCTGAGACCCCCCACGCTCAATACATATGTATACAGCAactgagacacccccccccgtGCTCGTGACACGGCTGCTGAGACCCTCCCACGCTTGTGTCCCATGGTTGGATGGCTGCTGAGACCCCCCACAGCTTGTGACACGTGGCTGCATGGCTGCTGAGACGCCCCCCTGCTCGTGACACTGGGGTGCATGGCTGCTGAGACCTCCCACGCTCGTGACACAGCTACTGAGACCCCCCCCACACTCATGTCACATGGTTGGGTGGCTGCTGAGGCCCCCCCACAACTCATGACATGTGGCTGCACAGCTGCTGAGACCCCCCATGCTCATGACATGTGGGTACACAGCCTCCGAGCCCTCCCCTCAACTCATGACACACGTGGCCAGGACAGGCTGGCCAGGTCCTGCCACAGCGGGGCCACTGGAgagggggtgtcacccccccacacGGCGCGGGGCAGACTGCACACCTTTATTTCCCATAGatatattagtatttttttttttttctgtaaaagatcTATAAacggatagaaaaaaaaaaaaaaaaaaagaggggaaggggagggacagacacacaccagCTGGCTCCTGGCCAGCAGGCATGGCGGGGGGGGAACATGGCACCCCCCTACCCAGCGAGGGGCCCccgcctcctcctctcccccctccctcctcagggaGGGGGGACGCGTCCTCCTAAAATCAGGGTGGGGGGTGGCAATTCTGcactctgccccccccccccccccgggggggggctggatAAGGCCACAGGCGATGGGCTGAGCGGGCAGCACAGGGCTCTCCGCCACCCCCCATGGCTTTGGGGGGCACAGGGTCCCCCTGCTCTCGCCGGGGGGGCGGTGGTGGGAGATGGGGGGGTGCCGCCTAGGCCCTGCCCTCGGGGGGGTTGTACTCGGTCTCGCCCGCCGAGACCTGGGAGATGCGGCGCGTGGAGCGCCACAGCCGCCGGTGGAAGTGGCCCGGCCGCACCTgcaggagggggggtcagcacccACTGACGGCTCTgagcctgccccagccccttccGCCACCCCTAGCCCCTTCCAGAGGGGGCTCCATCCCCTTTCCCTTCCAAatccccatcctcaccccctGATCCAACCCCACCTTCAGCCCCATCACCTCCCACATACCCATCCCCttctccatcctcatcctcaccccctGCTCCA is a window of Athene noctua chromosome 2, bAthNoc1.hap1.1, whole genome shotgun sequence DNA encoding:
- the LOC141957195 gene encoding D-serine dehydratase-like isoform X2, producing the protein MDARTHGPTDSTSMWLGAPLEQLPTPALTLDQATVRRNAERMRERCRALGLRLRPHVKTHKTLEGAELATGGTRRGIVVSTLAEAHFFAAGGFDDILYAYPLPGGRLEECAALAQRLQAFQLLLDTPQALALLRQRPLSGGKRWLVWLKLDCGNGRAAGVRPTDPRALSLARAIAEEAPEEVTLVGVYAHCGDTYGCRDVPAIQTIARATTAAVMDFVTTLRRAGVPCPQASIGSTPSCSHPVPEMAQLTELHPGNYLFYDLQQTLLGSCHPEEVAIRVLTRVIGHYPHRNQLLVDCGWAALSLHGRDQAPTGCAAIEGHPQLRLVGLTQEHGQVEAVDGRLDFERFPLGSILALIPFHACATAAMHPVYYVHAEGKVAELWRPVRGW
- the LOC141957195 gene encoding D-serine dehydratase-like isoform X1; the encoded protein is MDARTHGPTDSTSMWLGAPLEQLPTPALTLDQATVRRNAERMRERCRALGLRLRPHVKTHKTLEGAELATGGTRRGIVVSTLAEAHFFAAGGFDDILYAYPLPGGRLEECAALAQRLQAFQLLLDTPQALALLRQRPLSGGKRWLVWLKLDCGNGRAGVRPTDPRALSLARAIAEEAPEEVTLVGVYAHCGDTYGCRDVPAIQTIARATTAAVMDFVTTLRRAGVPCPQASIGSTPSCSHPVPEMAQLTELHPGNYLFYDLQQTLLGSCHPEEVAIRVLTRVIGHYPHRNQLLVDCGWAALSLHGRDQAPTGCAAIEGHPQLRLVGLTQEHGQVEAVDGRLDFERFPLGSILALIPFHACATAAMHPVYYVHAEGKVAELWRPVRGW